The DNA segment CATTTGTTCATGAATCAGAGCTATTGGAGTAGCCACTTGCCAGTGTAGGTTTTACTATATTATTATCATGTTGCAGATGGACTTAACCCTCTACGACCCTGAGGCATCCAAAAGTTCAACTATGATTGGTTGTGACAATGACTTTTGCACTTCCACATATGATGGTCCTATTTCTGGATGCACAAAAGACATGTCCTGCCCATACAGCataacttatggagatggaagtaCGACCTCTGGATCCTATGTGAAGGATTATCTTACATTCGACCGAGCCAGTGGTGATCTCAAAACTGTACCGGAAAATAGCACTGTGATTTTTGGGTGAGTCCAATTTATAGTTCTTCTCATTTAGCACATGCATAATTGAGTGAGTATTACTTGACAGATAATTGAGCCTTTGACATCCTCACACCTTGACCTTATGTTATGCCAATTAAACTACAAGCTTGTTGGTGATATATAGTCAAATATTGTTGGCCTCAATAGGATATCTCTGTTGTAAACCGTTGTTAACTGTTTTTTTCTGGTTAGATAGTTTCCATTATAGAcacatttgtttgtttttactaGATTTTCTTTGGGGAATCTCGAGTATAATGtcttaaatttatttacttaattATTGGGCTAAATGGGAGCATTGGTGGGTGCAAGCACAACAGTTGGAGTGCTAAATGTCTTTATAGCACTAGGcttcctttttttatttttggggGATGGAGTTTCAaagtatcttttttttttcttgcatgGTACTATAATATTGCTTCCTAGGTTGGTAAATACATAAAGAAAAAGGTCATTGTTCCATTTGTGTTTAATGTCTTTTTGAATATTCACTTGCTGATAGGTGTGGAGCTAGACAATCTGGGACATTAAGTTCAGGTTCTGATGAATCCCTTGATGGAATAATTGGTTTAGGACAAGCAAATTCGTCTGTGCTTTCACAGCTTGCTGCAGCTGGAAAGGTGAAAAGGGTATTTTCACACTGCCTTGACAGTTTTACTGGAGGAGGAATATTTGCCATAGGGGAAGTAGTGGAGCCAAAATTTAACAAAACTTCATTGGTACCAAAAATGTATGTACTGCAGAATCGTCTTTGTTCCCATACCATGTTATTTCTTGTAACTGTATTTGATCTGTTTTATTCCTTGATAACTGTAATTTGATGGATTAGTGTAGAATATATTGAATGATAAGGGTACTTACGTTTAACTTCCGATTAGTTTTTCGTAGATGCAATATTACTGAAGACTATTATTGACTTCTGAATTCTTTATTGTCTTGATATATTTAGCAAAAACCTTATGATTATGGTATAAAGTTGATCAATTGATGAAAATACTGTAAATGTGAGATATATAAGTCCTTTTGTTTTTCGTGGTCCACTTGAGGGGCAAATTGATCCATACACTgaataaagttttatttttttgcatatttTATTCTAGTAAGGCTTTCTTCATCTTTTACAAAGGTGGATTCATTGTGAAATCTCTTATATAAGCAATGAAACAAAACTTTCTGAGAGCTCTGGCATATTATCTTGCAGATGTTATACCAGATTCTTCTAATGTATTTTATATCAAGTTTAGTTTTGGTATTGGAATTATGTTCTAACTGTAGTCTACTGACTATTTTAGGGCACACTACAATGTGATTTTGAAGGACTTGGAGGTTGGTGGGGAGACTGTACAACTACCCACAGATATATTTGATTTTACAACTGGGAGGGGAACAATTATAGATAGTGGTACAACCCTGGCTTATCTTCCACCCACAGTTTATGAGCAACTATTGGAGAAGGTAAGAGTAATTTTAACAGCTAAGTAAATCAATTTTTCCCACTTGAATTCTCATGATTATTCTTTGTGGTAGGTTTTGGCACCACAGTCTGGAATGAAATTATATCTCGTTGAAGATCAATTTACATGTTTCCGTTTTGATGACAAGTATGTACTCATCTTTGTGACTTTATTTTGCTTCAGTTTTCTTTTGAAATAAGTATCCAATATTAAGGTGTGATGACCTTTTTATTTGATCTGTCATTTGTTTGATTGGCATATACTAAGCATTGCCATAATTTTAGGGGTGGGAGATACTGAGGTTTATTTTCTTGGTTGTTTGATCCATATAGTATGTTGATGTCAGGTTGTCATTgaaatttatcttaaaaaatatttagctATCTCTCTCTTGATAATATTAGTAATCAAATATTTTGGTATATGCAATGGTTGAATGATCATCAAACAAATAGTCTCTTATGTGATTGTTCCACTTGACTAGAAGTATATAGCAATTGTTCTAGATGAGATAGTCTTATAATGCAGAAATAGAAATTGAGCACAAATTGTTCAGATGGTATTCTGAATATAAACAATGTATTCTCAAAGTAAATTTTTCACCAGTTCAAGAAGGCAACGATTTCACATCAATTTTCTTGCATATGCAGCTCTTAACTTGTTGACCATTGTAATTTTGCAGTATTGACAAGGGATTTCCAACTGTCAAGtttaccttcgaggaggggctTACTCTGACAGCTTATCCTCATGATTACCTATTCCTCTTTAAAGTGAGTGGAATTTGAATAAGTTGTTGtattgtatatgtatatatttgcTAATTTGATGAATGTTTAACCAGTCAAACATATACAAGTTTATTTTCATATGGAAACTATACCATAAAGTTTAATCTATTACTGCCTGAATTGATTTCTCCCTCTTGGAAATTAAATTTACTAGGTGCTTTGTTTGTACACCCTGCACTTgtaaattaatttgtttatttatcttCACCTCACTTTTGACTACACCTATAAATTTAAGTGTCATTGTCCTCAGGAAAACATGTGGTGTGTTGGCTGGCAAAAAAGTATGGCCCAAACTAAGGATGGACACGACATAATTCTTCTTGGAggtaaattttgaaattttgattcactaatattttaatctatTCACTTGTTATTATGGTTTTGATTTGTCCATTACGTCCttaaatatttcttatgttAAATTAAGAACTTGCATATGATGTTAGCTTAAGAGTCTGTTTCTGTTATATGTTAGCTATTTTGTgtaactttcagattatgttTGTTTGTTCCTTTTATTGTACCTTTATTTCTGTTTGGTAAAACTTGATAATAGACCTGACCTGACCAATGGTAATTCAAAATTTCTGATCATTTTGGAAATTAGTGTCATTGAATGACTATCACTTGTTTACATGAAGTTGTTTCCTATTGCAGATTTGGTGTTATCAAACAAGTTAGTAGTATATGATCTTGAAAACATGACCATTGGATGGGCTGAATACAATTGTGAGTACCCTCTTATTTATATGCTAAATTTATTAAGGTTATACCAATGATATTATTAAGAAATGGACTTAAAGGCAAACTCAACCTCACAAAATtagcttataaggtgaggtttgcactcacttatatattatgaaatgtcttaatctttagtcgatgtgacATCTCCAACCGATATCACCTGGGATTATTTCTTCCAATTCATTATGACCCTTGCATTGTCTTTTACTGATAAACTTGATGAACAAACATGTAATAGAAGATGACTTTTGCATTGTGTTGTTGGTTATTTAGGCTCTTCCAGCATCAAAGTGAAGGATGATAAGACTGGAAATGTATATTCAGTGAGCGCACATGATCTTTCTTCAGCTTCCACCATGTTAATTGGAAGTGTATTAACGCTCTTAATGATGCTTATTACAATGCTAATCTCTTAAATCAACAGTGTAATCGAGGGATggtatttatttcattttgctGTAACATAGTTCCTTGATGGTAAGCTTCATTGGAATAAATTAACCATTTCTCGAGTACATAAAGAAAGAAGTGGGATAGGGGAGAGATTTCTAAGTTGTTTTCAATTACCTCcttgtataattttttcaaaagagAAAGGCATAATGTTCTAAAGGACACAATATCATTTTTCTGATGATATTGCATTATTGCTGCATAggaaaattgttaaaaaatagtttattgtAAACTATGCATCTTATAAGATCCACAATTTTTTGCTGAGTAAATTGCACTACTCTCCCACCTGTTGTAAAGTAagagtaaattttattttcttaatcacATATTGAAACAGAGTAATGGTCATTTGTTGTGATTGAAGTGGTAATCAATTACACCTTGAATGCATAGTTTATAAACATGATCATTGATTATTTTTGTGAATATAAGAAACAAGCTTGGGCACCATCAAGAATTTTCAAACCTAATGCAATAATTTGTGAACTTTAATTGTACTTCTATCCCCTTAAAGTACAATTGCATAAACATTTGCTTTGAGTCCAAAACTCTTCCATctaaaacttttaatttttaccATTTTACTTCAAGTCACCACAGATGAAGTTAATTAAATTGTTCAATCaacaatcataaaaaaaagattGTTTAAATCATAAAATCACTTTGTGTAAAAtctattttattctaattataGTTTAATTTTCTTATGTTGTGATAGTGACTTGTGTCAAACTTATAAATTAACTACCATGATTATTGATATTTGGAGTAATGATAATAATGTAAGACCAAAAAtggaaatgatattttttatggaTAAAAAAGCAAGTTATCAAAATTTCAATCAATCCTATTTAAATTcacatttggtttacatttgaaaataaaatattacgtTTAGTGGTTTTTTTACTTAAAAGGGGGAAATATTTCTAAGTCAACAAAATTCAGAATATAATTTTGTTGTCCAATATCTTAGAATCCAGAAAAATATTACTAACTCTAAAATTCggaatataattttgtattcatCGAATCTTCaaaattttagaatctaaaaaaAAAGGGAATAGGGTgtcaatgaattttttttttaaaaagggtAAAGTTGTCATTTTCCATATTCTATGGAGGTGCAGTAAGAAATTGCCCAATATCTACATGCATCATCTTTTGCTAAAAAAACTAAGGTATTTATTTCTACACCCCtatttttttcttcctgcacccctatatTCTTTGAAATACAAGAATTATCTTTGATAATTTTTGATGATTCTGAAATAGGGATTCGTAAGCAAAAGGTGTTTTTGGAATATGAAATCCAGAAAGGAAAAAACCATTTTGGAAAATCCTTTCCAAAACACCTTTCCAAAAGTATTGAATATGTGAGAGttcattaactttttttaatacttattaacacaattatatatatttgtgcAATTTCATACAACTTTTATTTCTTCCTTCAAGATATCTACATTAAATTGTTAATAGCTAGACTGAAATCAAAGAGTAATTTTTGGTTCATTGAAAAAATTAGCCAAATAGTAAGAACTTGGCATTAACAAGCAGAAGGAAAAGTGAGCATGATATCAGTAACAGTTATTGCATGAGCACAATTCATTTAAACAAGATTAATTAGAAGTTCAAGATGTATTACAATAATACTATTTATGTAGAATAGTTCAGAAGTTATTTGTATATCTTAAAACTTCTAGTTCGTTATGTTATACCTGCTGTGCTAAACAAGAATAGTCCATATACCAATTACTGCTACAATCTTAGTAGATTTTCACCACTTTCTGTTGTAATCTGATTCTGGTTTGTTTTAGCTTTCCCCATAAGAGGTAAAACttatttgtttttgaaaaaaaatcacacaCATCCCGAATATTTGTTAGCCTGTTTTATTGCAGAATAATCAAAATGGTCCTTTGGGGTTGTAGCATCAAAAGAACCTGCCAAAAATTCCAACAGAATTGTCTGATTTTTATAGGCACACTCAAAAATAAGAACATACATATTTACTTATAACTTTGACAAAACAACTTGATGACTATGAGCTGTTAATCACACTTTACAATGATAAAATATGGGAGAACAAAGAGATACAAGTTCAGTTGGTATAAAGAACGGATGGTTCTACAAAGTTGTCCTTAGAAACTGTACCACCAAATAAATAACTGCCAGGAATAGTGCAATCTGGTAAGCATCCCTTTGAAAACTATCGTCCCTTTGGAAGAACTGAATAAAAGTAAAAGCAATCAAAACCTCACAAAGGAAAATGACCTGTGTACTAGTTTTCATGTGTATAGCAATAATTCTTGCAAGGCATTTATAGCATCACATTCTTGTGATAATGAATGTAATGGCATAAACTTAAGATCTGAACAACTTGATTAATTCATTGTGAAGGTGTGTTTGGTTGAGTTTAATAAAGTGGATTATGAATTTGATCATATTTGGATAAACTTACCAACAAACGCctgaaagagaagaaaatgaGATAAAATTTAATGAGTGCTCACTAGATACTTATTCAAACAAAACTTTTAGTCTATTTTAATAAGTTTAAAAAATGAAGTCAAAGTCACTTGTTCATTTAAGTACCAATATTATAAACCCTTATTAAgtatttaactaattttttacCTAAAAAGATAGGACATTGAAGCCTGACATTTAGAATTCTTCTATAGAGGAAAAAGAACTAACCTTGGTTGGATCTCCTGAAGGATCTGGATACATCTCCAAGTTCTCTTTTTTAGTTGAAATCTTATTACTCAAATTCTTAGCATTGTCAGCCAAGTCTTTTACAGATTCAATAGCTGAAAAGAGAGCACGTGATGTCCAGAAAAATGTCTGAGCACTAGCAGATGAAGCTGATAAGTCCCAAAACTCTTCATGCTCAATGACTTGACCACTAATTTGGTTAAGAGTAAATTTGGAAGTAATTCTGAGTATTAAATCTTCTCCTAACCCTCCAATAACAGATTTTGGCTTCCCTCTTATTGTCCACTTGATACTCAAAACACTGGTTGACAGCATCACCATTTCCTGCACAGTCTGTCACCGCACAAAGCTTTTTAGAGAACTCTACACTTCCTTATTGTTCGTAGATTTAGGaaagattattttatttcattacatCAACACAACGTTAACTTTTGTTTCTAAGTTGCCCTCTAGTATTACTAGGTGAGAAAAAAAAGattattagaataaaataactttcaaaTCCATGCACTCTCACCTTTACACATTTTGTCCCTTTGAAAGAGTTTATCTTAAAAAGAATGAAAACTACAAGAAGACAAATTCAGTCTAATGTAGTTATTTTCTTTCCAAAGCTATTCAACAATTGATACTAGTAATGTGTAGCTTAAGTGTTCCAGCCTACCAACTTAAAAAATGGAAGCATTTATCAAACAACAAAATATCCCAGTTTCATGGATTTATTGCTGCTTTAGGAGAAGGATCCTAGAAATTGAACTCACCACAGATGGGTTGTCTAGTGCAGCAGTAGCCCATAGTGCTCTTTTATACTTCTCACGACCAGTAAAACTTCTGATAGGATCCTGAACACGATAACAGAATCATAGACAAAACATAAAATCCAGCTAAGGAGAGTGTCCTAagaaatatcaattaaaaaaattatcattcaaTTTGTTTATATCAACAACCATAATAATATTGCGTTA comes from the Phaseolus vulgaris cultivar G19833 chromosome 8, P. vulgaris v2.0, whole genome shotgun sequence genome and includes:
- the LOC137823618 gene encoding aspartic proteinase 36-like isoform X2, with the translated sequence MMDLTQRLTLFLVALFVLQLCSVANANLAFPVERKFKGPVQNLAALKDHDALRRGRFLSAVDVPLGGNGRANSNGLYYTKIGIGSPVKDFYVQVDTGSDILWVNCVGCTTCPKKSGLGMDLTLYDPEASKSSTMIGCDNDFCTSTYDGPISGCTKDMSCPYSITYGDGSTTSGSYVKDYLTFDRASGDLKTVPENSTVIFGCGARQSGTLSSGSDESLDGIIGLGQANSSVLSQLAAAGKVKRVFSHCLDSFTGGGIFAIGEVVEPKFNKTSLVPKMAHYNVILKDLEVGGETVQLPTDIFDFTTGRGTIIDSGTTLAYLPPTVYEQLLEKVLAPQSGMKLYLVEDQFTCFRFDDNIDKGFPTVKFTFEEGLTLTAYPHDYLFLFKENMWCVGWQKSMAQTKDGHDIILLGDLVLSNKLVVYDLENMTIGWAEYNCSSSIKVKDDKTGNVYSVSAHDLSSASTMLIGSVLTLLMMLITMLIS
- the LOC137823562 gene encoding uncharacterized protein yields the protein MALTAALSSSLSSAAGIFPRPNKHTPSTTFHSSTTFHHHHHHHSFFLRVANDADRSEVSSDTETKASYSEADKMVDGMDFGELCNEFECISSPLVESTARQLARDILEQREGNRALGIYAVSVTYKDPIRSFTGREKYKRALWATAALDNPSVTVQEMVMLSTSVLSIKWTIRGKPKSVIGGLGEDLILRITSKFTLNQISGQVIEHEEFWDLSASSASAQTFFWTSRALFSAIESVKDLADNAKNLSNKISTKKENLEMYPDPSGDPTKFFQRDDSFQRDAYQIALFLAVIYLVVQFLRTTL
- the LOC137823618 gene encoding aspartic proteinase 36-like isoform X1, which produces MMDLTQRLTLFLVALFVLQLCSVANANLAFPVERKFKGPVQNLAALKDHDALRRGRFLSAVDVPLGGNGRANSNGLYYTKIGIGSPVKDFYVQVDTGSDILWVNCVGCTTCPKKSGLGMDLTLYDPEASKSSTMIGCDNDFCTSTYDGPISGCTKDMSCPYSITYGDGSTTSGSYVKDYLTFDRASGDLKTVPENSTVIFGCGARQSGTLSSGSDESLDGIIGLGQANSSVLSQLAAAGKVKRVFSHCLDSFTGGGIFAIGEVVEPKFNKTSLVPKMAHYNVILKDLEVGGETVQLPTDIFDFTTGRGTIIDSGTTLAYLPPTVYEQLLEKVLAPQSGMKLYLVEDQFTCFRFDDNIDKGFPTVKFTFEEGLTLTAYPHDYLFLFKCHCPQENMWCVGWQKSMAQTKDGHDIILLGDLVLSNKLVVYDLENMTIGWAEYNCSSSIKVKDDKTGNVYSVSAHDLSSASTMLIGSVLTLLMMLITMLIS